ATTGAGGGCCTGCAGGTGCCAGAGTTCCTGGGCAAAGGGGTAACTTGCCGACGGGATCGGCGCCAGTCGCCAGATGAACTGAGAGAAGACAAGGCTTGCTGTCATTACAATGGGAAAAACCAGTAGTTCCGCTTTGATAATGCCCCTTATTGAAGTTCCTGTCAGTTCAATCTGCCTGAACTGGACGGTGGCTTCTCCGTAATTGTGGATGGGAATGGGGGCATACCATATTTCAATACCCTGGTAGCCGAAGAATTTTGCCCCGGCTATGAAACTGGCCTCTCTTACAAGGGGAAGACTGACAAACTGTCCTGCTATTCCTTCCATTCTGGCGGTAATATAGGAAATAACCGGGGTATACACAAAACCGTAGGCAAGAAAAAAGAGCCATGGAAAAGAAGGAACCAGCCAGACACAGAGCCCCACGTAGGCAAGGGTCGAAAAAAAATAGATGGCGATGGCGATCCAGAAATTAAAATCACCCCTGCCCGGAGGAGGATTGAAAAGGTCTTTTAATGTACCCCTATTGCCTTTGGAGTTACGGATGGAATGAATAACTGACCAGACGCCGATAAAACCAATGGCAAGACCGAGACCAATACCAAAACTCATGTAGAAATCAAAATTATTGGCGAATACTGTATCCACTGTAGCCATTCCCGGGTGCCAGCGGTGGAGGATACCGGCGGAGTAGAGCAGGGGGTTGAGAACTATGGTGATGATGAGCCCGATAAAACCGCCTATAACAGCCCAGAAGGGAAGGACCATTCCGACAAACAGCAGGCCGAGATCAAGTTGCAGGCCTGTGGCAACAGCGGGCAGAAAATCTTCTGTATAGCCGGTAAGTTCAATCCATGGAATGGGGATCAGTCGAATCTGTTCCGTGAAAATCAGGCCGGAGACAATGGGTAACAGGACGTAAATTGAGCCAAACCCAAGACCGATGACTCCACCTATGGAAAAGACACGCCATTTCCAGCTTGCCTTTTTTTCCTCGGCGGACTCGGCAAGGGCCATTGTACCGAGTGCTGCAACCGGAGCCATGGGGAAGGGCAGTTTCTCCACATCCGAGGTGATTCTATAGAGGGCGTAACCCAGGCCGAAATGGTCAATACGCTGGATAATCTGCGAGCCGACAAGGAGCAGAATAGGGATCAGCCAGTCCCTGTGGAAAAAGCTTCTTTCTATCATTGATGGTGAATCCGGTCCGGGAGCGACCCAGCTGGGAATGAATTCGGTTACACCAAGCATACGCGCGGCATCTGACTGGACCAGGTACTGGTTCCAGAGCAGACCGGAAAATGGTGAGGCAAGGGCGGCACCTGCCATATAATAGAGGAGAAATATTTCCTGTTGCTTGAGGTCAGAGTGGGCACGTTTGGCAATTTCGGCAAAGAGAATAATGGTGACCCAGCGTGCAGCGGGGCCAATACCCTGGCCGATTACCAGTTGCAGATACATGGAACCCGGCATCATCAAAAAGCCGATAAAAACGGCACCGATGATAGTCTTCCAGTCGAACCCTTCCTCAAAATGGTCGGGGGGAGGGAGCAGATCCCGGTATTCTTTCAGTTCCTTGTCATCGTACATTCAATACCTTTTCAATTCTGGAGCCGGATGGTTTGGTCAGTCCTCAGTTGGGAAGGACTTGGTAACTTGTATCAGCAAAAAGACCGATCAATGCCCAGCCGCCTCCCATGAGGAAATCTCCAATTATAAGACCGATAAAAAAATACTGTAGTTTCCTGAAAAGTGTAATACCCCCATATCGCATGCAGAGAGCGTTGCATGCCCAGCCGATAAAAAAACTGACCCATAAAATCCGCATTGCGGAGCTGTAAGCTGTCAGGTAACCAATGGGGTGGATTGGCCACCAGTAGAACCTGTGGTAACAGGTCACCAGGATCAGCATGAGCACTGCACCTGTGATTGTAAAAATAAATACCCAGCCACCTGTGTCGGGGGCTGTTGTGGCAAGACGATAAATATTTTCATAAACCGAAAGAGTTGTGCGTGTTGCCCAGTCCAGTTGCAGCTCACGGATACCAAATCGGTAGCAGAGAAGGAGCATCGCCAGGATTGAAGTAGCCATGGATGCTGTAATGGTTACAGCCAGAGAGGTAAACAGGATAATAACCGGTTTTCTACCCTGGTGGAGGTGACGGGCATGGAGGAGCGAAGGCATGAGTGATTCTCTCAGGTCGACAAAGAGCATCTTCTGGCTCATACCTGCCAGCAATCCGTTTGTTCCTGCAAATATTTTAGCACCGAAGAGGGCGATGATTCCATCTGTCGGTGCGGCGGTCAGGGTAAAATAGGCAATGCCCCCCTGGCAGATAATTCTGGTGGCTACCAGCATTATCATAAAAAAGGCTCCTGTGACCATGGTTGCGGCAAGAGGTGTCATGCCCAACTGGACATACCAGCAAATGATGAGAAATATTCCGATGAATGTTCCCCAGAAGGAAATACGCACATCGACCAGGCCGGAATGTTCAGGGTCTGGTTTTTTCAGGAAGAACGACTGTTTGCAGACATCAAGGAGATGTTGTCTTGCCAGCCACACCAGGAAAAAAAAGAAAATACCGTAGGCTCCAATCATCTGCATTTCTTCAGGTCGAGCCAGGGTTGGTCCAAAGGTAATGCCAAGTTCTGATGCGGGTATTGAGTAGCCTAGCAGATCAAGAATACCATAGAGAAGGGCACCAAAAAGAAAGAAAAACCAGAAGGAAAAGGAAATCTGCCTCGATGTGAGAAAAGCAAAGCCGATAAATGCCGGATAAATATATATTTTCAGTTTATGAAAGCCGGTGAAAAGACCGGAAGCAGGAAAATAGGGTCCGGCGAGAATAAGGGTGGGGATTGCCGGGACAGAAGGAAAGTAAAGATTCAGTCCGTTCAGAAGATGAAGCATGACTGGTATGGAGAGGCCGAACAGGAGGAAGCGGTTCAGAAAAAAATCCGCAGTGGTTCCACTGTCCACAGCTTTGCTGATCATCTCCGGTACCTTGAGGAGGGGGAAGTTCATACGTTCATTTTCAATCCACTGTCTGGCGAGAAGATTGATTAGAAAGAGCATGACACTGTAAGAGAGGAGAACAAAAACAGACCAGGTGCCAAGGGGAACAAGCCATGCGGACCATGGAATCTTCGGTATCACTTCCAGCCAGCTCATGCTTCTGCCACCGGCGATACCGTTGTAGAGCTGCTCAATTGCGGCATGGTCGGAGGGAATCAGGGATGGGGGAATGAGAGGATGAAGAGTCTCCTGCCAGCGATTTCCCATGGAGGCAAAGTGGACGGGTGCTGTGAGGTTTACCAGAAAGGTTCGGGCAAATCCGGTATAGGCGATACCTGAGCCTATTACCGTTTCTATCCAGATGATCAGAAGCTCGGACCCTGTGAGCAGTAGTGAAGTTTTGAACAGTCGGGAAATGAGGGTGATTACCAGGGCCAGCAGGATGAATATGAAAAACGGTGCCAGGGGGAAATGACCACCGCCCAGGGGAGTTGCCTGCATATAGATATTATTATAGGGTGTGAGCAGACATATCCCCATGGCAAGCAGGATACCGATAATTCCGGCTCGCAACCTGATGGGTTGTTTCCTTTTTTTCTCACCACTGTTATTCATATCCCTCCATTTTTTGTGCGATGGTATCCCGGAACAACCGTTCCAGTTCTCCATGTGTTTCACTGTCAATGGAACGCCAGATCAGGAGCTGTTTTCTGAGTTCATGGAGAAAGGATTTGTTGATTCGCCGCCAGACGCCGGATTCTCCGGAAAACCGTGTCAAAGAAAGTTGTATTTCAAGAAAATCACTCTTGTCCCCTGTTGGACGGAACCCGATTTCAACCTGTTGCATGATACCGAAATCAAAAGGAGCCAGCCAGACCTTTGTACTGATGTGCAGCCAGCTCGGGTTACTTTCTGTTTTAACGTACTTGCGGGATTGTGCATGGATCTTTTCCATTTCATCCAGGGTTGAACAGTAAAGCTGTACATTCACCGGCCCTGTGGAGAACAGTCCATGGGAGATATCCTGGTGACCCTGCAGATAAGTGTAGAGGAATGCGCCGACAGACTCATATTCATGTGGTTTCAGCAGAAACGGCAAGGTGAGTTCCATGGTGTTATCAACAGCTGTGGGCAGTTGAAATGTCTGGTTGATATCGGGAATGGCAATACGCGCAGCCACTTTTGAAGGGTAAATAACGGAAATAAGGACAACGGCAATAACCAGGACCATGGCAGCAACACCGGCCATGGAAGAATAGTTGACTGTGATCCCCTGCCAGAGTGATGTTGACGAAAAAAGGGCTGCTGAAACCTGGGCAACCAGGTAGCCCAGGACCACGGATATGACGGCAAGGGCGATGGCCTCGGCAACAAACAGAAAACTGACATGGGAGGGGGCCAGCCCCACGGAGGTATAGACGGCTATCTCACTTTTCCGTTCGTGGACAGAGCTGATCATCGTGTTCAGGACAATGAGAATGGAGATAAGCAGGGGGATGATAATATTGGGTACTCCGCTGTAATTCATGGTGTCACTGATATTGTAGAGACGGACTCCGTCCTTTTCGCCGGTAAAAATTGCCAGGTTGAAGCGATCCGTCAGCCTGGAGGCTATCGCGGGAATATTTTCCACCCGGGCTGGTCTGATTGCCAGATTTTTCAGCTTACCGCCTGCGGCCAGCAGGGTATGGGCAGGAATAATGGCAACCTGATTCGCGGGAATATGCCGATACCTGCTCTGGAAGGAGCGGATATCATCTCCGGACTCCAGGGCATCCTGCTCCACATCAGTGAGGTCCGATGTCGATTCATCAGGGAAGATTACAGGGGTCAGTGGCTCCCCGTCCAGATCGACTGCCTGGTCAAACTGCTTTCCATTAAAAGTGCCGATCACAGTAAAGGGAATACCCCACAGGGAAATTTGATTGTCTGAGTGAATGTCCACTCCCAGTTGTTCGGCCATCTGTTGTTCAAGAAGAATAGCCTGGTTGTCCCGATCTGTGAACCAGCGCCCGGAGATGAGCAGGCTGTCAAGCCCGGTTACCGCCGCTTCGTTGGGGCTGAGCCCGATCAGGCCATGTATCTCAAGTTCCCGGCCGTTTTTTCGCAGCGGGACGGTGACCGGCTTTGTAGGATCCCCGGTTTCAAGCCAGATACGGGGCGCCGGTTTATTCACTCTCGTCATGCTGTTTAAGAGAATATCCGTTGCCTGGGGAGGCAGGCTCTGCCAGTTGAGTTTTTTCAGGAGGAGCCCCTGGTAAGGAGCATCAGCTCGAAAATCAAGACGGACCTGTTTGCTGTTGGATTTGATGGTTGTAAAACTCATTATCGTAAAAGTGAGAATAATGAGCGTAGTAC
The DNA window shown above is from Desulfomarina profundi and carries:
- a CDS encoding OPT/YSL family transporter is translated as MYDDKELKEYRDLLPPPDHFEEGFDWKTIIGAVFIGFLMMPGSMYLQLVIGQGIGPAARWVTIILFAEIAKRAHSDLKQQEIFLLYYMAGAALASPFSGLLWNQYLVQSDAARMLGVTEFIPSWVAPGPDSPSMIERSFFHRDWLIPILLLVGSQIIQRIDHFGLGYALYRITSDVEKLPFPMAPVAALGTMALAESAEEKKASWKWRVFSIGGVIGLGFGSIYVLLPIVSGLIFTEQIRLIPIPWIELTGYTEDFLPAVATGLQLDLGLLFVGMVLPFWAVIGGFIGLIITIVLNPLLYSAGILHRWHPGMATVDTVFANNFDFYMSFGIGLGLAIGFIGVWSVIHSIRNSKGNRGTLKDLFNPPPGRGDFNFWIAIAIYFFSTLAYVGLCVWLVPSFPWLFFLAYGFVYTPVISYITARMEGIAGQFVSLPLVREASFIAGAKFFGYQGIEIWYAPIPIHNYGEATVQFRQIELTGTSIRGIIKAELLVFPIVMTASLVFSQFIWRLAPIPSASYPFAQELWHLQALNTLLMQTSTLEGNSMFYQALNGATVFSGLGFGLIMYAVLSIFGLPVLLIYGVVRGLGQSTPHGLILEVAGALLGRYFFLKKYGSMWRQYAPVLLAGFSCGMGLSGMFAMGFALIMKSLGHMAY
- a CDS encoding DUF6785 family protein; its protein translation is MNNSGEKKRKQPIRLRAGIIGILLAMGICLLTPYNNIYMQATPLGGGHFPLAPFFIFILLALVITLISRLFKTSLLLTGSELLIIWIETVIGSGIAYTGFARTFLVNLTAPVHFASMGNRWQETLHPLIPPSLIPSDHAAIEQLYNGIAGGRSMSWLEVIPKIPWSAWLVPLGTWSVFVLLSYSVMLFLINLLARQWIENERMNFPLLKVPEMISKAVDSGTTADFFLNRFLLFGLSIPVMLHLLNGLNLYFPSVPAIPTLILAGPYFPASGLFTGFHKLKIYIYPAFIGFAFLTSRQISFSFWFFFLFGALLYGILDLLGYSIPASELGITFGPTLARPEEMQMIGAYGIFFFFLVWLARQHLLDVCKQSFFLKKPDPEHSGLVDVRISFWGTFIGIFLIICWYVQLGMTPLAATMVTGAFFMIMLVATRIICQGGIAYFTLTAAPTDGIIALFGAKIFAGTNGLLAGMSQKMLFVDLRESLMPSLLHARHLHQGRKPVIILFTSLAVTITASMATSILAMLLLCYRFGIRELQLDWATRTTLSVYENIYRLATTAPDTGGWVFIFTITGAVLMLILVTCYHRFYWWPIHPIGYLTAYSSAMRILWVSFFIGWACNALCMRYGGITLFRKLQYFFIGLIIGDFLMGGGWALIGLFADTSYQVLPN